Proteins encoded in a region of the Flavobacteriaceae bacterium HL-DH10 genome:
- a CDS encoding ATP-binding protein, with protein sequence MTQIRNYIYIAILLFSFSISAQKSIDNDPEILQGKINFRIEEAHSALENYNYLEAQNNLNEALKLAEQLNNKESLGIIYTFKARLQLTNNESDNAITSLNTSIEIQRTIKDDANLADSYKTLGEVYVNKEDYTQAADYFKSARNLFQQEGLEKKLAETLLEEGKTYMFLKNYRKARSVIDQSLALAKKTGDLKTQSKALVKQGIIYSKLNDSNRAISYANEGLQIAKENNFAGVLNEGYLVLSNINENIENYEQSTIYLKLHLKLSDSLRNLKIAYSSTNSDIQNKLNAEIEKNKKAKEESQEDKNLNTLTSILSVALITILSLLTLSLYKNNNIRLKTNNMLHKKNGELIIAKEKAELASKTKANFLSTVTHELRTPLYAVTGLSNMLLEENPKPDQVQHLKSLKFSGDYLLTFINDILQINKIEANKVDVDPESFNLKKKINNIILALNNSANDNNVKLHFEYDKDLPENFIADQLKISQILINLIGNSIKFTKDGDIWIRIYKIEQKDNTYTLRFEIEDNGIGISQEKQDNMFESFSQGSIQINRKYGGTGLGLSIVKGLIDILKGKIYVKSELEKGTTFYFEIPLEYTSVEEAKENKVTYFSGNAEDLDLTNVKILVVEDNKINQMITKKILTKMNLKCDIIDNGEDAVEMIKANNYNIVLMDIHMPGISGMEATKRVRAFDKELTIFALTAVTIEDKMHEFDEAGFTDIIPKPFKQEEFEKKLYNALANNSNKFA encoded by the coding sequence ATGACCCAAATCAGAAACTACATATACATAGCGATACTGTTATTTAGCTTCAGTATTTCTGCCCAAAAATCGATAGATAATGATCCTGAAATACTTCAAGGTAAGATTAACTTTCGTATTGAAGAAGCTCATTCTGCTCTCGAAAATTATAATTATTTAGAAGCACAAAACAACTTAAATGAAGCCTTAAAATTAGCCGAACAACTAAATAACAAAGAAAGTTTAGGGATTATTTACACCTTCAAAGCCAGACTACAACTTACTAATAATGAAAGTGATAATGCTATAACATCACTTAACACGTCAATTGAAATTCAAAGAACCATAAAAGACGATGCCAATTTAGCAGATTCTTACAAAACTTTAGGCGAAGTATATGTTAACAAAGAAGATTACACTCAAGCTGCAGATTATTTTAAATCGGCTAGAAATCTTTTTCAACAAGAAGGCTTAGAAAAAAAATTAGCTGAAACACTTCTTGAAGAAGGAAAAACCTATATGTTTTTAAAAAATTACAGAAAAGCAAGGTCTGTAATTGATCAATCTTTGGCATTAGCAAAAAAAACAGGTGATTTAAAAACCCAAAGTAAAGCACTTGTAAAACAAGGTATTATTTATAGCAAACTAAATGATAGTAATAGAGCAATAAGCTATGCTAATGAAGGATTACAAATCGCTAAAGAAAACAATTTTGCAGGCGTACTCAATGAAGGCTATTTAGTACTAAGTAACATCAACGAAAATATAGAGAATTATGAGCAATCTACTATTTACTTAAAGCTACATTTAAAACTATCAGATTCACTAAGAAATTTAAAAATAGCTTATTCATCAACAAACAGTGACATACAAAACAAGCTGAACGCTGAAATTGAAAAAAACAAAAAGGCTAAAGAAGAATCACAAGAAGATAAAAACCTGAACACCTTAACATCTATTTTAAGTGTTGCCTTAATTACTATTTTATCGCTTTTAACCTTGTCACTTTACAAGAATAACAACATCAGATTAAAAACCAATAATATGCTTCATAAAAAAAATGGAGAACTTATTATTGCCAAAGAAAAAGCAGAATTAGCATCAAAAACTAAAGCTAATTTCTTGTCTACTGTTACACACGAGTTACGAACACCTCTTTACGCTGTAACAGGTTTAAGTAATATGTTATTAGAAGAAAACCCAAAGCCTGACCAAGTTCAACACTTAAAATCATTAAAATTTTCAGGTGACTACCTTTTAACTTTTATTAATGACATCCTTCAAATTAACAAAATTGAAGCAAACAAAGTAGATGTAGATCCCGAATCGTTCAACCTAAAAAAGAAAATAAACAATATTATTCTTGCTTTAAATAATTCAGCAAACGATAATAATGTTAAACTTCATTTTGAATATGATAAAGATTTACCTGAAAACTTTATCGCCGATCAATTAAAAATTTCTCAAATCCTTATTAACCTTATTGGTAACTCCATTAAGTTTACTAAAGATGGAGATATCTGGATTAGAATTTATAAAATAGAGCAAAAAGATAACACGTATACACTTCGATTTGAAATTGAAGATAATGGTATTGGTATTAGCCAAGAGAAACAAGACAATATGTTTGAAAGCTTTTCTCAAGGCTCTATTCAAATTAACAGAAAATATGGAGGTACTGGTTTAGGTCTTTCTATTGTAAAAGGATTAATTGATATTTTAAAAGGAAAAATCTACGTTAAAAGTGAATTAGAAAAAGGGACTACCTTTTATTTTGAAATACCTTTAGAATACACATCTGTTGAAGAGGCTAAAGAAAACAAAGTAACCTATTTTAGTGGAAATGCCGAAGACTTAGATTTAACAAATGTTAAAATTTTAGTTGTAGAAGACAATAAAATAAACCAAATGATTACCAAAAAGATTCTTACTAAAATGAATCTTAAATGTGATATTATTGACAATGGTGAAGACGCTGTAGAGATGATAAAAGCGAACAACTACAATATTGTACTAATGGATATTCATATGCCAGGAATAAGCGGTATGGAAGCCACTAAACGTGTTAGAGCTTTTGATAAAGAATTAACAATTTTTGCTTTAACAGCCGTAACAATTGAAGATAAAATGCATGAATTTGACGAAGCTGGGTTTACAGACATTATTCCAAAACCATTTAAGCAAGAAGAATTTGAGAAAAAACTTTACAACGCCCTTGCTAATAATTCTAACAAGTTTGCTTAA
- the lpxK gene encoding tetraacyldisaccharide 4'-kinase, whose translation MKLIRKISFPVMPIYYAISSLRNKLYDLGLKKSTSYNMPVICVGNLSVGGTGKTPMIEYLITLLKADYKVATLSRGYKRKTKGFQLANEFSTAESIGDEPFQFYNKFKQAVLVAVDSDRRNGIEMLQKQNNPEVILLDDAFQHRKVKAGFNILLTTYANPYFKDVVLPSGNLREPRAGAKRANIIVVTKCPKELAENEKNKIIELISPMAHQHVFFSSIGYANEVVSLETKIKIDDLSNFTLVTGIANASPLVHFLNDKNLNFEHLNFKDHHEFSQEDIAVLNKKACIVTTEKDFMRLKQYESLKAKLFYLPITTVIDNNMEFNTLIKTFANS comes from the coding sequence GTGAAGTTAATTAGAAAAATATCTTTTCCTGTTATGCCTATTTATTATGCTATATCAAGTTTGCGAAATAAATTATACGATTTAGGTTTAAAAAAATCTACATCTTATAACATGCCTGTTATTTGTGTTGGAAACTTAAGTGTTGGTGGTACAGGAAAAACGCCTATGATTGAGTATTTAATTACGTTACTTAAAGCTGATTATAAAGTAGCTACATTAAGTAGAGGTTATAAAAGAAAAACAAAAGGATTTCAACTGGCTAATGAGTTTTCTACTGCGGAATCTATAGGGGATGAACCTTTTCAGTTCTATAATAAATTTAAACAAGCTGTTTTGGTTGCTGTTGATTCTGATAGACGTAATGGTATTGAAATGTTGCAAAAACAAAATAATCCTGAAGTTATTTTGCTTGATGATGCTTTTCAGCATAGAAAAGTAAAGGCAGGTTTTAATATTTTGCTAACAACTTATGCGAATCCGTATTTTAAAGATGTTGTTTTACCATCTGGAAATTTAAGAGAACCTAGGGCTGGAGCAAAACGTGCCAATATTATTGTTGTTACTAAATGCCCAAAGGAATTGGCTGAGAATGAAAAAAATAAAATTATTGAACTTATAAGTCCGATGGCGCATCAGCATGTTTTTTTTAGTTCTATTGGCTATGCTAATGAGGTTGTTTCTTTAGAAACTAAGATTAAAATAGATGATTTGTCCAATTTTACTTTGGTTACTGGTATTGCAAATGCGAGTCCGTTAGTTCATTTTTTAAATGATAAAAACTTAAATTTTGAGCATTTAAATTTTAAAGATCATCATGAGTTTTCTCAGGAAGATATTGCCGTTTTAAATAAAAAAGCATGTATTGTAACTACCGAGAAAGATTTTATGAGATTAAAACAATATGAGTCTTTAAAGGCTAAGTTGTTTTATTTGCCAATAACTACGGTTATTGATAATAACATGGAATTTAACACATTAATTAAAACGTTTGCAAATTCTTAA
- a CDS encoding Nif3-like dinuclear metal center hexameric protein, translated as MIVQDIINYLEELAPLSYAESFDNVGLLVGNKNAKITGVLVTLDTLETVVDEAIKENCNLIISFHPIIFKGLKKLTGKNYVERVVIKAIKHDIAIYSMHTALDNALQGVNDMICNQLELKNKHILIPQSETIKKLTTYVPKDEAEQLRTALFNTGAGGIGNYNNCSFNVEGYGTYNGNENSNPTKGVKGTTHVEAETKISITFPKHIENQVIQTLFKSHSYEEVAYEITTIENKNQNIGIGMIGELATPMDELSFLKHLKTKMNTPFIRHSSFLNKKISKVAVLGGSGSFAIEAAKASGADVFITADLKYHDFFMAENRILLADIGHYESEQFTKNLLVAYLTKKITNFAIILSKTNTNPVKYF; from the coding sequence ATGATTGTCCAAGATATAATTAATTATTTAGAAGAACTAGCTCCTTTATCATACGCCGAAAGTTTTGATAATGTTGGACTTTTAGTCGGTAATAAAAACGCAAAAATAACAGGCGTTCTTGTTACTTTAGACACCCTTGAAACGGTTGTAGACGAAGCCATTAAAGAAAACTGTAATCTTATTATTAGCTTCCACCCTATTATTTTTAAAGGCTTAAAAAAACTTACAGGCAAAAATTATGTAGAGCGCGTCGTTATAAAAGCCATTAAACACGATATTGCTATTTACAGTATGCATACGGCATTAGACAATGCTTTACAAGGTGTAAACGATATGATTTGCAATCAGCTAGAGTTAAAAAATAAACATATTTTAATTCCGCAAAGCGAAACCATAAAAAAACTAACAACATACGTTCCTAAGGATGAGGCAGAACAATTACGCACTGCTTTATTCAACACAGGAGCAGGCGGCATTGGCAATTATAACAATTGCAGTTTTAATGTAGAAGGTTACGGCACCTATAATGGCAACGAAAATTCTAATCCAACAAAAGGGGTAAAAGGAACAACACATGTTGAAGCTGAAACAAAAATATCAATAACGTTTCCAAAGCATATAGAAAATCAAGTTATTCAAACCTTATTTAAGTCGCATTCTTATGAAGAAGTGGCTTATGAAATTACCACCATAGAAAACAAAAATCAGAATATAGGTATTGGAATGATTGGTGAATTAGCGACACCTATGGACGAATTATCATTTCTAAAGCATTTAAAAACTAAAATGAACACGCCGTTCATAAGGCATTCTTCATTTCTAAACAAAAAGATAAGTAAAGTTGCCGTTCTAGGAGGCTCTGGAAGTTTTGCCATTGAAGCCGCTAAAGCATCTGGTGCTGATGTATTTATAACTGCCGATTTGAAATATCACGATTTTTTTATGGCCGAAAACAGGATTCTTTTAGCCGATATAGGACATTATGAAAGTGAGCAGTTCACAAAAAACCTTTTAGTAGCGTATCTTACAAAAAAAATTACTAATTTTGCCATCATTTTATCAAAGACAAATACAAATCCTGTTAAGTATTTTTAA
- the msrA gene encoding peptide-methionine (S)-S-oxide reductase MsrA, translating to MKRIIPLLALVLFFSCQNSAQTNKKQEAIINAEPVQVPITNGKAKAYFASGCFWCVEAIYESVKGVEESISGYSGGHTKNPTYEASNTGRTGHAEAVEVIYDPKVVSFETLVDVYFASQNVTQVNGQGNDIGSQYRSIIFYQNEAQKQIILKKKEALAKKLNAKIAAEVYPFQKFWKAEDYHQNYERLHPNNSYIRNVSIPRLNRFKAKFPKELLKKGH from the coding sequence ATGAAACGAATCATCCCATTATTAGCATTAGTCCTATTTTTCAGTTGCCAAAATTCGGCACAAACAAATAAAAAACAAGAAGCCATAATTAATGCCGAACCTGTGCAAGTACCTATTACAAACGGAAAAGCAAAAGCTTATTTTGCTAGTGGGTGCTTTTGGTGTGTAGAAGCCATTTACGAAAGTGTAAAAGGTGTTGAAGAATCTATCTCTGGATATTCTGGCGGACATACAAAAAACCCAACTTACGAGGCTAGTAACACAGGAAGAACAGGACATGCCGAAGCTGTTGAAGTTATTTACGACCCAAAAGTAGTAAGTTTTGAAACCTTAGTAGATGTCTACTTTGCATCACAAAATGTAACACAAGTTAATGGACAAGGTAATGATATAGGTTCGCAATACCGCTCTATTATTTTCTACCAAAACGAGGCACAAAAACAAATCATTTTAAAAAAGAAAGAAGCCTTAGCTAAAAAACTGAATGCTAAAATAGCAGCTGAAGTTTATCCGTTTCAAAAATTCTGGAAAGCCGAAGACTATCATCAAAACTATGAAAGGCTACACCCAAACAATAGCTATATCAGAAATGTTTCTATCCCAAGATTAAATAGGTTTAAAGCAAAGTTCCCTAAAGAATTATTAAAAAAAGGGCATTAG